A single genomic interval of Corylus avellana chromosome ca10, CavTom2PMs-1.0 harbors:
- the LOC132164616 gene encoding uncharacterized protein LOC132164616, protein MAAARQMLMEQQQSLQVQRVKNSGIMSCNGSPVMEDKEDEMSRSALALFRAKEEEIERKKTEVRDKVHAQLGRVEEETKRLADIREELEALTDPLRKEVGVVRKRIDTVNKELKPLGQTCQKKEREYKEALEALNEKSKEKSQLVTKLMELVSESERLRMKKLEELSKNIDTLK, encoded by the exons ATGGCAGCAGCAAGACAGATGCTAATGGAGCAGCAACAATCACTGCAGGTGCAGCGGGTGAAGAACTCCGGAATCATGAGTTGCAATGGGAGCCCGGTAATGGAGGACAAGGAAGACGAGATGTCACGGTCAGCGCTGGCTTTGTTCCGGGCgaaggaagaagaaattgagaggAAGAAGACGGAGGTTAGAGACAAGGTGCATGCTCAGTTGGGCCGTGTCGAAGAAGAAACTAAGCGCCTTGCAGATATTCGAGAA GAGCTCGAGGCTCTCACAGATCCATTGAGGAAGGAAGTTGGAGTCGTTCGCAAGAGGATAGATACAGTTAACAAAGAGTTGAAGCCACTGGGCCAAACCTGCCAAAAGAAG GAGAGAGAGTACAAGGAAGCCCTTGAGGCTCTCAATGAGAAAagcaaggaaaaatctcaaCTAGTTACCAAATTAATGGAG CTGGTGAGTGAAAGTGAGAGACTAAGGATGAAGAAGCTGGAGGAGCTCAGCAAAAATATAGATACCTTGAAATAA